One Natronorubrum halophilum genomic window, GACTGCGAAACTGGAACGACCCCCAGGGGGTCTTCGACAGCGGCTTCGACGACTCCGTCAACGGCGGCGGAAGTACGTCCAGAGCCTCGAGTCTCACCGACAGGTTACCGTTCAATACGGGAGCGGGCGGGCCGCTCGCGTACTTCCGCGGGAACATGACGTACACGTTCCTCGCGCTGATGTGGATCACCTTCCTCGCCCAGTTGGTCGTGAGCGCGGTACTCGGCCCCGAAACGATGCGGTCGCTGTTCGTCCTGACGCCCCAGAATCCGGAGTACGTCTGGACGTGGGTTACGTCGATCTTCGCTCACGGCGACTTCATGCACATCGTGTTCAACAGCATCGTGATATTCTTCTTCGGACCGCTCGTCGAGCGCTACATCGGTTCGAACAAGTTCGCGGTTCTGTTCGTCGTGAGCGGTGCGCTCGCCGGTCTCGGGCAGATCGGCATTCAGATCTTGCAGGGCGGTGTCACGGCAACCACGCCCGGCGTTCTCGGAGCCAGCGGCGCTGCACTCGCGATTATGGGCGTGCTGACGATCCTGAACCCGAACCTCACCGTGTACATCTACTTCATCATCCCCGCCCCGATCTGGGCGCTGACCGGGTTCACGGCGCTCATCAGCGTCTTCTTCATCGGCACCGGTGGCGGCGGGAACATCGCCCACATGGCCCACCTCGTCGGCCTCGTGATCGGCCTCGGCTACGGCGAGTACGTCAAACGCACCCAGAACGTCCGCACGACGAGTCAGTTCCAACTCGGCGGCGGCGGTCCCGGCGGACCGGGCGGCCCTGGCGGTCCCGGCGGCCGTCGTCGGTTCTGATTTCCCGCTGAGAGACGAGCGCAACCCCGACACTGATTTTCACCCGTTGCCAATGTCCGTTCGATGACCGCACCCCGCCCCGACCTCGCCCCCGACGCGTCGCTCTCGCGCGACGACATGGAAGCCCTACAGCGCGAAATCGCCGACGCGGCCGTCTTCGAGGACGACTTCGCGTTCGACCCCGCGACGCTCGGCGATCCGCTCGCAACGGCGACGAGCGACGCCGATCCGCCCATCGTCGTCGGCGTCGACCAGTCGTTCCTGCGAAACGAGGAGGGAGACTTCGACCGGGCGCTTTCCGCCGTCGTCGCAATGCAGGGCGGCGAGGTGATCGAGCGCGTCCACGCGGTGACGCCCCTCGAGATCCCCTACATTCCCGGCCTCCTGTCGTTCCGCGAGGGACGGCCGATACTGGACGCGCTCGAGGCGCTGACGGTCGACCCCGACCTCGTCCTCTTCGACGGCAGCGGGCGGATCCACTTCCGGCAGGCCGGAATCGCGACCCACATGGGCGTCGTCCGGGACGTCCCGAGTATCGGCGTCGCGAAGAGCCTCCTCTGTGGCGCTCCCGACGGGGAGACCGAGAACCTGCCCGCCGGATCGCGAGTTCCCATCGAGGCGAACTCGAGGGTCGACGCGCCCGACGGCACCCTGATCGGATACGCTGTCCAGACGCGGCAGTACGACTCGCCGGATCGCTACATCAACCCGCTGTACGTAAGCCCCGGCCATCGCGTCGGCCCGGAAACCGCGGCCGACGTCGCGCTCGCACTCGCTTCGTCCTACAAACTTCCCGACCCCGTCCGACTGGCCGACCAGTACGCCACCGAGGCCAAGCGATCGGTCGCCGAGTAGCGCGGTCTGCCGGCGGTTGGAACGGACGGTGCCGAGGGCGTGTAGCGTCTTCGAGGACCCGTCCACCACCGGAAACGCACCGATCTCGAAACTACGAGACCCGTTGGGCCGGAAAATTACGATTCGCGCGACAAACCGTCGATACTTAGGTATCGTCTCTCGAACCAGTCACGTATGGCCACCGCTGAGGACGTCGAGGGAACCGACGACGACGGGTTAGACGGCACCGTCGTCGAGGATGAACGTGACTCCGAAACCACCGCAAGTGAAGACGATCGGGACACCGAAACCCCCACGAGTGAGGACGACCGCTACACCCGCAAGCAGAGCGTGCTGATCACCGGCTGCTCGTCGGGAATCGGTCGCGCGACCGCCAACGCCTTCCTGGCGAAAAACTGGCAGGTGTTCGCGACGGCCCGAAACACGGCCGACATCACCGACCTCGAGGAGGCGGGCTGTACGGTCCTCGAACTCGACGTGACCGACCCCGAGCAGGTCGCGCGCGTCGTCGAACGGGTCGTCGATATCGGCGGCGCGATCGACTGCGTCGTCAACAACGCCGGCTACGCCCAGATGGGGCCGATGGAGGACGTCTCGACGGTCGATCTCCACCGGCAGTTCGACGTCAACGTCTACGGCCCCCATCGACTCGTTCGCGCCGCGCTGCCCCACATGCGCGCCCAGGGTGCCGGTCGAATCATCAACGTCTCGAGCATCGTCGGTCGGATTTCGTTCCCCGGGTCGGGAGCGTACGCCGGCTCGAAGCACGCGCTCGAGGCGATGAGCGACTCGCTACGGGCCGAAGTCGAGGAGTTCGACATCGACGTGGTCGTGATCGAACCGGGGCCGGTCGAGACGAACTTCACCGACCGCGTCGACGAGGAACTCCCCGAATCCGAGCGCACGCCGGCCTACGAGACGCTGTACGAACTGTACGACGAGATGCAACTGATCGGCGGCGGCAGCGGCGGCCCCTTCGCCTCCGAACCCGAAGACGTCGCGCGGGCGATTCTCGAGGCGAGTACGGTTTCCGAACCGCCGTCTCGCTACCCGGTCGGGCCGCTGGCGACGTACGGCGTGTACGCTCGCTTCCTGCCGGACAAACTGCGTGACATGGGCTACGGTCTGCTCCGGAAGGTCGTCTGATCGTTCCACGTCACGCTCGAGTGTTCGACGGACGAAATTCGAACGAAAAGCGTTCGGTCAGCGGTGACGAGACGGAAGCCGATCGCGTCGAACCGCGACCCGCGGTTGCGTGACCGGGCGCGTCGACGGTTGGGATCGTTGCTATGGGATGTCCAACCGACGGCGACGCACCCCGAGCAACACCGGTCAGTCAGCGGGGTTCGTCGCCGTGTTCCGTCCACCGTCGGACTCGGCGAGTGTGTACGCTCCGCCCGTACACTGGCGAAGATAGCCGTCTCGCTGGAGGGATCGACAGCGGCGCTCGACGGTCATCGGGTGCGTCTCGAGGGCGGTCGCCAGTTCGACGGCCGTCGCCGAACGGGAACGGTCGAGCGCCTCGAGGATCGCTGCTGCCCGTCGGTGATCTGGGGAATCGTGGGTTGGCATTCCGTCTCACACGAACCATGCTCGAACAGCCGTATCAACCTCGCCGACGGTTCCCAGTTCGTTAGAATGGGATTTCCATCGGCTATCGTCCGAGCGATTACGGCGGATAATCCCCGCGGCGACTGTGCGATCGGTGTCGCGGTCGCCGACGGGGCGACTCGAGTCCGAGTCGCTACGAGTTCCAGGCTTCGACGAACTCCGGCGGAAGCGCCGTGATGTCGATCCCCCAGGCGATCGGCAGCCAGAAGAGTGCGACGGTCGTGATCAGGATGATTCCGATGACGTTGAGTCCGATCCCGACCCGGGCCATCTGTGGCAGCGTGATGTACCCGCTGCCGAAGACGATCGCGTTCGGCGGCGTCGCGACCGGGAGCATGAACGCGAAGGAAGCCGCGGTCGCGCCGGCGATCATCAGACCGAAGGGGTGGACGCCGATGCCGATCGCGACGCCCGCGAGGATCGGCATCAACATCGCCGTCGTCGCCGTGTTCGACGTGACCTCGGTCAGGAAGATGGTCATCACGACCACGGAGAACAGGATGAGCGCCATCGAGACGCCCTCGAGCGTCTGAAGCTGTTCGCCGATCCAGACCGCGAGACCGGTCTCGCCGAAGCCGGCGGCGATCGCGAGTCCGCCGCCGAAGAGGAGGATGACGCCCCACGGGATGTCGACGGCGCTCGACCAGTCGAGCAGGAAGGTGTGGTCGCCGTCTTCGGTCTTGGTCGGCAGCGTAAAGAGGACCATCGCGCCGCCGATGGCGACGATCGTGTCGGCATCCTCGGGAACGGGAACGAGTTCGGCCTGGCCGACCAGGCTTGCGCCGATCCAGGCAAGTGCCATCCCGATAAAGACGACGAGGACCATCCGTTCTTGCGTACTCATCGAACCGAGATCGGCGAGTTGGCGGTCGATTGTATCGGCACCAACGGGTAGCCGATCGAACTCCGGCGACATCGCGAGACGCGTGACGTAGACGTAGACGGCCGCGAGTCCGACGATCGAGATGGGGACGCCGTAGAGCATCCACTGGGCGAAGCTGACGCTCTCGCCGAAGAGTTCCTGCGCCTGGCCCGCAAAGAGGATGTTCGGCGGCGTGCCGATGAGCGTCGAGACCCCGCCGACGGACGCGCCGTAGGCGATACAGAGCATGAGCGCGATACCGAACGAGAAGTTTCCTTCGCTGGTATCGATGTCGAGACCGGTCTCATCGACCAGATCCGCGGTCTGGTAGATGACCGCCAGCGCGATTGGAACCATCATCATCACGGTCGCGCTGTTCGAGACCCACATCGAGAGGAACGCCGTCGCGAGCATGAACCCGAGAATGAGCCTCGAGGGTTCGGTGCCGACGGCCTTGATGGTTCGCAGCGCGATGCGTCGGTGGAGTCCCCACCGCTGCATCGCCATCGCGAGGAAAAAACCGCCCATAAAGAGGAAGATCAGCGGGTTGGCGTAGGAGGGCGTCGTCTCCGCGGCCGGAAGCGCGCCGGTCAGCGGGAACAACACGATCGGGAGCAACGACGTCGCGGGGATCGGAATCGCCTCGGACATCCACCAGACGGCGACCCACGCGGTGACGGCAGCGACGGCCTGTCCGTCCGGCGTGAGCCCCTCCGGCGTCGGCGAGAGAAAGATGAGCGCGAACAGCACCGGTCCGAGTCCGAACCCGACTTTTTGTCGGAGGCCGTACGAACCGCTGACGTCGAACGGACTCCGGTCGTCGTCCGGACCGTTTCCGCCGGCGTCCGCTCCCGCGTTCGGTCCGTTTCCGTCGCCCGGATCGCGGCCACCGTCGGCGAACGCCTTCCGCGCGAGACGTTTCTCCTCCGCGGTCATCTCGTCCATGTCCTCGAGGATGGCCGGCCCATCGAGTCGGAGATACGCCTTCGTCTGGTCGTTAAGCCGCCAGAGGTACGTCCAGACGTTCCGAATAAACTTTTGATGTGTTTTCGGAGTCGTACTGTCCATTTTTCTGTCCGTTCCAGACAGGGCGTATAAACTGTACCGGTCTCTGCATCCTCGATTGTGATTCGCCGCGGACGGATGCTGCTGGTACCGTAATTACTGTTAGAACCGAGATTGTAAACGACGACCCGTTTGTTCTGACACCGATCGATGTCGCGTCGAATCGTCGCGATCGAGAGTGAGGACGAAGCGGGAAGTCCTCATTCATCGAAACGGCCAACCCGGTGGCCGGCCAACTCGAGGTATGCCGCTCTTACAGTTCGAGGCGACGCTCTCGCTGTCGACCGCCGAGAAGACGGCGCTCGCAGACCGAGTGACCGACATCTACACGACGGAGATGGCGACGACCGCGGGCCACGTCGCGGTGTCGATCCGCGAGCGGGACCCGGCGGACCTCCACCTCGGGCGTGCGGTCGACGGTCCGATCGTCTTTCTCGACGCCGAGATACGGCGGGGACGGCCGTTCGAACGCAAGCGCGCGTTCGCCCTCGAGACGTTCGCCGCCCTCGGCGAGACGTTCGACGTTCCCGACGAGAACATGAAAGCCGTCTTCACCGAACATCCCGGCGACCAGATGATGGGCGTCGACCGCGTCGGCGGGGAGTGGGACGGCGAGTAAGGCGACGATCGATCGGTGGGCGACCCGCCGCGTGGTGAACGGCCCGACAAGTAGGGGACGGCCCGACGAGGAGGAATCGAGCGCTCGCAAAAACCGCGTGCAGAAGCCGGTTACGCATCCCGGAACGTCTCTCCGTCACCGGGACAGTAAAGCGCACGCTCGAGAAAGGACGCGACGTTCGATGGATCGGTCGCACTGGCGGACGGTCGCGCTCGTAACGCTGTGGCAGGTGTCGGCCAGTATCTGCTACTACACCGTCTTCGCGGCGACGCCGTTCTTTCGAGACGAGTTCGGGCTGTCCCGACTCTCCGTGGGGTTCGTAGTGACGGCGCTGACGCTCGGATACGCGAGCTTACTGCTCCCCGTGGGCGCGCTGATCGACCGGTACGGCGAGACGCGCTCGCTCACGCTCGGGCTCCTCGGACTGGCGGCCGGCGCGGTGATGGTCGCGGGCGCGCCGACGTACGCCCTGTTGCTCGCGGCCGCCTTCTTCCTCGGCTCGATGTACGCGTCTGCGATCCCTGGAACGAACAAGGCGATCTACGACGGCATCGCGGCGGGCCGTCAGAACTTCGCGATGGGAATCAAGCAGGTCGGAGTCACCGCCGGGAGCGGAATCAGCGCGCTGCTCGTGACCGGGCTCGCGGGAGCCCTCTTTTGGCAGGCTGGGTTCCTGATCGCCGCGGGCGTCGGCCTCGTCGTCGCCCTCGTCTTCGCGATCCTCTACAGCGGCTCGAGCGACGGCGGGCAGGCCGAGTACCCCGATTTTCGCGCTCTCTCGCACAATCGTCCGTACCGGGTGCTCG contains:
- a CDS encoding rhomboid family intramembrane serine protease, yielding MAKCDVCGKDESMPYNCRHCGGTYCSDHRLPENHDCTGLRNWNDPQGVFDSGFDDSVNGGGSTSRASSLTDRLPFNTGAGGPLAYFRGNMTYTFLALMWITFLAQLVVSAVLGPETMRSLFVLTPQNPEYVWTWVTSIFAHGDFMHIVFNSIVIFFFGPLVERYIGSNKFAVLFVVSGALAGLGQIGIQILQGGVTATTPGVLGASGAALAIMGVLTILNPNLTVYIYFIIPAPIWALTGFTALISVFFIGTGGGGNIAHMAHLVGLVIGLGYGEYVKRTQNVRTTSQFQLGGGGPGGPGGPGGPGGRRRF
- a CDS encoding MFS transporter, with amino-acid sequence MDRSHWRTVALVTLWQVSASICYYTVFAATPFFRDEFGLSRLSVGFVVTALTLGYASLLLPVGALIDRYGETRSLTLGLLGLAAGAVMVAGAPTYALLLAAAFFLGSMYASAIPGTNKAIYDGIAAGRQNFAMGIKQVGVTAGSGISALLVTGLAGALFWQAGFLIAAGVGLVVALVFAILYSGSSDGGQAEYPDFRALSHNRPYRVLVAAGFFLGAALFTTTGYTVLYVEEEIGTSVAFGGAVLALVQLFGSVGRIVTGWLSDTLPGDPQVRIGGILTVQALAGAAMFFVVAATDTAVSAAVAFSLLGFFVLGNTGIYYSYMATLVAADEMGGATAAGQLSLVVGSVVAPPAFGYLADTAGYRGAWWLLAAGTGVAVVLLVYAVRLEPPIDEPAMRE
- a CDS encoding helix-turn-helix domain-containing protein — protein: MPTHDSPDHRRAAAILEALDRSRSATAVELATALETHPMTVERRCRSLQRDGYLRQCTGGAYTLAESDGGRNTATNPAD
- a CDS encoding tautomerase family protein, whose translation is MPLLQFEATLSLSTAEKTALADRVTDIYTTEMATTAGHVAVSIRERDPADLHLGRAVDGPIVFLDAEIRRGRPFERKRAFALETFAALGETFDVPDENMKAVFTEHPGDQMMGVDRVGGEWDGE
- a CDS encoding endonuclease V → MTAPRPDLAPDASLSRDDMEALQREIADAAVFEDDFAFDPATLGDPLATATSDADPPIVVGVDQSFLRNEEGDFDRALSAVVAMQGGEVIERVHAVTPLEIPYIPGLLSFREGRPILDALEALTVDPDLVLFDGSGRIHFRQAGIATHMGVVRDVPSIGVAKSLLCGAPDGETENLPAGSRVPIEANSRVDAPDGTLIGYAVQTRQYDSPDRYINPLYVSPGHRVGPETAADVALALASSYKLPDPVRLADQYATEAKRSVAE
- a CDS encoding SLC13 family permease, translated to MDSTTPKTHQKFIRNVWTYLWRLNDQTKAYLRLDGPAILEDMDEMTAEEKRLARKAFADGGRDPGDGNGPNAGADAGGNGPDDDRSPFDVSGSYGLRQKVGFGLGPVLFALIFLSPTPEGLTPDGQAVAAVTAWVAVWWMSEAIPIPATSLLPIVLFPLTGALPAAETTPSYANPLIFLFMGGFFLAMAMQRWGLHRRIALRTIKAVGTEPSRLILGFMLATAFLSMWVSNSATVMMMVPIALAVIYQTADLVDETGLDIDTSEGNFSFGIALMLCIAYGASVGGVSTLIGTPPNILFAGQAQELFGESVSFAQWMLYGVPISIVGLAAVYVYVTRLAMSPEFDRLPVGADTIDRQLADLGSMSTQERMVLVVFIGMALAWIGASLVGQAELVPVPEDADTIVAIGGAMVLFTLPTKTEDGDHTFLLDWSSAVDIPWGVILLFGGGLAIAAGFGETGLAVWIGEQLQTLEGVSMALILFSVVVMTIFLTEVTSNTATTAMLMPILAGVAIGIGVHPFGLMIAGATAASFAFMLPVATPPNAIVFGSGYITLPQMARVGIGLNVIGIILITTVALFWLPIAWGIDITALPPEFVEAWNS
- a CDS encoding SDR family oxidoreductase; translated protein: MATAEDVEGTDDDGLDGTVVEDERDSETTASEDDRDTETPTSEDDRYTRKQSVLITGCSSGIGRATANAFLAKNWQVFATARNTADITDLEEAGCTVLELDVTDPEQVARVVERVVDIGGAIDCVVNNAGYAQMGPMEDVSTVDLHRQFDVNVYGPHRLVRAALPHMRAQGAGRIINVSSIVGRISFPGSGAYAGSKHALEAMSDSLRAEVEEFDIDVVVIEPGPVETNFTDRVDEELPESERTPAYETLYELYDEMQLIGGGSGGPFASEPEDVARAILEASTVSEPPSRYPVGPLATYGVYARFLPDKLRDMGYGLLRKVV